In Cloacibacterium caeni, a single window of DNA contains:
- the rlmN gene encoding 23S rRNA (adenine(2503)-C(2))-methyltransferase RlmN, with translation MKDIRTLSLEQLKEYFVTLGEKPFRAKQVYDWLWSKNLHSIDEMTNLSKELREKISQEFTINPISVDLLQKSKDGTIKNGVKLHDGLLVESVLIPTESRTTACVSSQVGCSLNCEFCATAKLKRMRNLEVAEIVDQVALIDKQSKLYFDRPLSNIVFMGMGEPMMNYKNVVDAIRKITQEDGLGMSARRITVSTSGIPKMMKMLADENLKVKLALSLHSAIEHKRNEIMPFSTKFPLTEIMEAMQYWYDKTGSRITFEYCVWKGINDGDEDIKALIKYCKQVPCKVNLIQYNPIGEGKFDHRSVEAEEKYVRELEKAGITALVRRSRGGDIDAACGQLANKNSGE, from the coding sequence TTGAAAGACATCAGAACATTAAGTTTAGAACAACTCAAAGAATATTTTGTCACTCTTGGCGAAAAACCTTTTCGTGCGAAACAGGTTTATGATTGGTTATGGTCTAAAAATCTTCATTCCATAGATGAAATGACCAACCTTTCTAAAGAGTTGAGAGAAAAAATTTCTCAAGAATTCACCATTAATCCTATTTCTGTAGATTTATTACAAAAATCTAAAGATGGAACCATCAAAAATGGAGTAAAACTTCATGATGGACTTTTGGTAGAATCTGTTCTCATTCCTACAGAATCCAGAACTACCGCTTGTGTTTCTTCACAGGTAGGTTGTAGTTTAAACTGTGAATTTTGTGCAACGGCAAAACTCAAAAGGATGAGAAATCTAGAAGTTGCCGAAATTGTAGACCAAGTTGCCCTGATTGATAAACAGAGCAAACTATATTTTGATAGACCTTTGTCAAACATCGTTTTTATGGGAATGGGAGAGCCTATGATGAACTATAAAAACGTAGTAGATGCCATCAGAAAAATCACTCAAGAAGACGGTTTGGGAATGTCAGCACGAAGAATTACCGTTTCTACTTCTGGAATTCCGAAAATGATGAAAATGCTTGCTGATGAAAATCTAAAGGTCAAATTAGCACTTTCTCTTCACTCTGCAATAGAGCATAAAAGAAATGAAATTATGCCTTTTTCCACAAAATTTCCGTTAACAGAAATTATGGAAGCGATGCAATATTGGTATGATAAAACTGGAAGTAGAATCACCTTTGAATATTGTGTTTGGAAAGGAATTAATGATGGTGACGAAGATATAAAAGCTTTGATTAAATATTGTAAACAAGTTCCTTGTAAAGTGAATTTGATTCAATATAATCCTATTGGCGAAGGGAAATTTGACCATAGAAGTGTAGAAGCCGAAGAAAAATATGTTCGTGAATTAGAAAAAGCGGGAATTACAGCTTTGGTGAGAAGAAGTAGAGGTGGAGATATAGATGCAGCTTGTGGACAATTGGCCAACAAAAATTCTGGAGAATAA
- a CDS encoding polyprenyl synthetase family protein — protein sequence MSNIVEEIKKPINEEMKLFEQKFYESMQSRVPLLDKVTRFIVTTKGKQMRPMFVFLTAQLVGNVNEKTFRGASMIELIHTATLVHDDVVDESFKRRNFFSINALWKNKIAVLVGDYLLSKSVLLSTDNKDFDLLAVISRTIREMSEGELLQLEKARKLDITEDVYYEIIRQKTATLIAACCEVGVLSNGADEVLAKKMQDFGTYTGMAFQIKDDLFDYLSKNIIGKPVGIDIKEQKMTLPLIHTLKTANEADRKYYFNTIKRYNNDQKRVKELIEFVKNSGGLDYAIGVMKDFQQKAKNILAEFPDSDAKHSLNLMLDYVIERKF from the coding sequence GTGTCAAACATCGTAGAAGAAATCAAGAAACCGATTAACGAAGAAATGAAACTTTTTGAACAAAAGTTTTATGAATCTATGCAAAGTAGAGTTCCTTTGCTTGATAAAGTTACTCGTTTTATTGTAACCACCAAAGGAAAGCAAATGCGACCTATGTTTGTATTTCTTACCGCTCAATTGGTAGGAAATGTAAACGAAAAGACGTTTCGAGGCGCTTCTATGATTGAGTTGATTCACACCGCTACTTTGGTTCATGATGACGTAGTAGACGAAAGTTTTAAACGTCGTAATTTCTTTTCTATCAATGCTTTATGGAAAAATAAAATCGCAGTTTTAGTAGGTGATTATTTGCTTTCTAAATCAGTTTTACTTTCTACTGATAATAAAGATTTTGATTTATTGGCTGTTATTTCTAGAACCATCAGAGAAATGTCTGAAGGTGAGTTGCTTCAATTAGAAAAAGCTAGAAAATTAGATATTACTGAAGACGTTTATTATGAAATTATTCGTCAAAAAACGGCTACACTTATTGCTGCTTGTTGCGAAGTAGGTGTTTTGTCTAATGGCGCTGATGAAGTTTTAGCCAAAAAAATGCAAGATTTCGGGACTTATACAGGAATGGCATTCCAAATCAAAGACGATTTGTTTGATTATCTTTCTAAAAATATTATTGGAAAACCAGTTGGAATTGACATTAAAGAACAAAAGATGACTTTGCCGCTTATTCATACTCTGAAAACGGCGAATGAAGCGGATAGAAAGTACTATTTCAATACTATTAAAAGGTATAATAACGATCAAAAACGCGTAAAAGAGCTGATAGAATTTGTGAAAAATTCTGGAGGACTGGATTACGCAATTGGTGTGATGAAAGATTTTCAGCAAAAAGCAAAAAATATTCTTGCAGAATTCCCTGATTCTGACGCGAAACATTCTCTTAATTTGATGCTTGATTACGTTATAGAGAGGAAGTTTTAA
- a CDS encoding helix-turn-helix domain-containing protein, whose translation MKTKINNYLIIKNLFFAVLFFSQISINAQEKKLEDLSFLELEHKIDSLVYNNANASPLIQFYIKKSKKENNLKALVYAYRYASQNPSEKYKVKYSDSAILVAKKINDNSILAEAYINKSTLLIAKNQHDVASNYLMLANRIAEKTNDNYLKYQTIYSIAQNYLYLGRLSDAKKEYEKCVNFFSVNLDKSQTYGKNYEMMFMYSLISLIDINSKLNQFSDNKILLKKAFQYIKENNSNFYYAYFISCEGTNAYFLKNYFLAIEKLKKAQTLYQDSWPHYTEIFYIGMSYWKLGNKKEAVKYFEKLDKEYYKDKNQDPQFRPAYELLIEYYASKNNTDKQLEYINKLMSLDKSYEKNYKYLFAKIHKEYDTKKLIDEKNSIETNLKVHQYLTLFVIIISIVLISFSTYKYFQMQRKYKERFEQIISKNTEIKKIPVTIVEEDKTVIPKIAGISESTITNILEELEIFEKEQQFLDSKITQKLLCEKLGTNPTYLSKIINASKGKNFSNYLNDLRLEYIVELLKTEHQFLEKEIKELANIAGFTNAEAFSDNFQRKFEIKPSYFIKMMKENIKTSSL comes from the coding sequence GTGAAAACAAAAATCAATAACTATCTAATAATCAAAAACTTATTTTTTGCAGTTCTGTTTTTTTCCCAAATCTCAATAAATGCTCAAGAAAAAAAATTAGAAGATTTATCATTTTTAGAATTAGAACATAAAATTGATAGTTTAGTTTATAACAATGCTAATGCATCGCCATTAATCCAATTTTATATCAAAAAATCCAAGAAAGAAAATAATTTAAAAGCATTAGTTTATGCCTACAGATATGCCAGTCAAAATCCTTCTGAAAAATATAAAGTCAAGTATTCTGATAGTGCTATATTAGTTGCTAAAAAAATAAATGATAATTCTATACTCGCAGAAGCATACATTAATAAATCTACTCTACTTATTGCAAAAAACCAACACGATGTTGCTTCTAATTATCTAATGCTTGCTAACAGAATTGCAGAAAAAACAAATGATAATTATTTAAAATATCAAACAATTTATTCTATTGCTCAAAATTATTTGTATTTAGGTCGATTATCTGATGCCAAAAAGGAATATGAAAAATGTGTAAATTTCTTTTCTGTAAATCTTGATAAATCGCAGACCTACGGGAAAAATTATGAAATGATGTTTATGTACTCTTTAATCAGTTTGATTGACATCAACTCAAAATTAAATCAATTTTCTGATAATAAAATATTATTAAAAAAAGCTTTTCAATATATTAAAGAAAACAATTCTAATTTTTATTATGCATATTTTATTTCTTGCGAAGGAACCAATGCTTATTTTCTCAAAAATTATTTTTTGGCTATAGAAAAATTGAAGAAGGCTCAAACTTTATACCAAGATAGTTGGCCTCACTATACAGAAATTTTCTACATAGGAATGTCTTATTGGAAATTAGGAAACAAAAAAGAAGCTGTAAAATATTTTGAAAAATTAGACAAAGAATATTACAAAGACAAAAATCAAGACCCTCAGTTCAGACCTGCCTACGAATTACTTATAGAATACTACGCTTCTAAAAATAACACAGATAAACAACTCGAATACATTAATAAATTAATGTCTCTAGATAAATCCTACGAAAAGAACTACAAATATCTTTTTGCCAAAATTCATAAAGAATATGATACAAAAAAATTGATTGACGAGAAAAACAGTATTGAAACCAACTTAAAAGTTCATCAATACCTCACGCTTTTTGTAATCATTATCAGTATCGTACTGATTTCTTTTTCTACTTATAAATATTTCCAAATGCAAAGGAAATATAAAGAACGTTTTGAGCAAATCATTTCAAAAAATACAGAAATAAAGAAAATCCCAGTTACTATTGTTGAAGAGGATAAAACTGTAATTCCAAAAATTGCGGGAATTAGTGAATCAACCATCACAAATATTCTAGAAGAATTAGAAATTTTCGAAAAAGAACAACAATTTCTAGATTCTAAAATCACTCAAAAATTACTCTGCGAAAAATTGGGAACCAATCCTACTTATCTTTCCAAAATTATTAATGCTTCTAAAGGGAAAAATTTCAGTAATTACCTCAATGACTTAAGATTAGAATATATTGTAGAATTGCTCAAAACAGAGCATCAATTTTTAGAAAAAGAAATTAAAGAATTGGCAAATATTGCAGGATTTACGAATGCAGAAGCATTTTCAGATAATTTCCAGAGAAAATTTGAAATTAAACCTTCTTACTTCATTAAAATGATGAAGGAAAATATTAAAACTTCCTCTCTATAA
- a CDS encoding helix-turn-helix domain-containing protein, which translates to MNQHFSIKILFFLILLISNIFFSQNNNIEYLNYVKIEKKIDSLYDINHNEGIKLVKFYIKKSKKDKNNEALFYAYRYASKIFSSPQNFQYTDSALITSKISNNKNLITDAYLNKGVVLMDASLYKLALDNILTANKYSLDLKNPYITNKTKYFIAQNKIYLGLYEDANEELLQCISYFRENVNKSSLGEDNEKYYLYSLMSILDTNTKIGKHSQNKPFLNEAYSYIDNKDLNIYKPYFISCDGVDDYFLKNYKSAIKKLSDAIRLYNDQWPHITDIFYIGLSNWKLGKRDVAVKYFEEIDKEYDKSKKLNPEFRPAYELLIKYNDSIGNRDKQLKYINTLMSLDKNYEKNYKYLFSKINKEYDTHKLINEKNKIESSLKNQRTIISLILLITILASLFYWNRYNSLQKKYKEKFEEIISQKPISEKIETIAEVELKKETQDLKTLKINDKIKITAPKNSSELEFYNKIPGLNPILVQNILQQLDKFEEELRFTDNQMSLRLLSEEFNTNIPYLSKIINVYKGKNFNYYINDLRIDYIIELLKNDATYLNYDIKNLASLAGFTNAVNFSDNFQRKFEIKPSFFIKMMKENIKTHS; encoded by the coding sequence ATGAATCAGCACTTTAGCATAAAAATATTGTTTTTTTTGATTCTACTTATTTCAAATATTTTTTTCTCTCAAAATAATAATATTGAGTATTTAAATTATGTAAAAATTGAGAAAAAAATTGATAGTTTATATGATATAAACCATAATGAAGGGATTAAGCTTGTCAAATTTTACATAAAAAAATCAAAAAAAGATAAAAATAATGAAGCATTATTTTATGCATATCGTTATGCCAGTAAAATTTTTAGCAGTCCTCAGAATTTTCAATACACAGATAGCGCTTTAATTACCAGTAAAATTTCTAATAATAAAAATCTAATAACAGATGCTTATTTGAATAAAGGAGTTGTTTTAATGGATGCTTCTTTGTATAAGCTCGCATTAGATAATATACTTACAGCTAATAAATATTCATTAGATTTAAAAAATCCATATATCACTAATAAGACAAAATATTTTATTGCTCAAAACAAAATTTATCTTGGATTATATGAAGATGCAAATGAAGAATTATTACAATGTATTTCATATTTCAGAGAAAATGTAAATAAATCATCTTTAGGTGAGGATAATGAAAAATATTATCTCTATAGCCTTATGAGCATTTTAGATACTAATACTAAAATAGGAAAACACTCTCAAAATAAACCATTTCTAAATGAAGCTTACAGCTACATTGATAATAAAGACTTAAATATATATAAACCATATTTTATTTCTTGTGATGGCGTAGATGATTATTTTTTAAAAAATTATAAGTCAGCTATAAAAAAACTTTCTGATGCTATTAGATTATATAATGATCAATGGCCGCACATTACTGATATTTTTTACATTGGCCTTTCCAATTGGAAACTTGGGAAAAGAGATGTAGCAGTTAAATATTTTGAGGAAATAGATAAAGAATATGACAAATCAAAAAAATTAAATCCTGAATTTAGACCAGCATATGAACTATTAATAAAGTATAATGACTCTATTGGTAATAGAGATAAGCAATTAAAATATATTAATACTTTAATGTCTCTTGATAAAAATTATGAGAAAAATTATAAGTACTTATTCTCTAAAATTAACAAAGAATATGATACTCATAAACTCATAAATGAAAAGAACAAAATTGAAAGTTCTCTAAAAAATCAAAGAACTATAATTAGTTTAATATTATTAATAACCATTCTTGCATCATTATTCTATTGGAATCGCTATAATTCTTTACAAAAAAAATATAAAGAAAAATTTGAAGAAATTATCTCACAGAAACCTATTTCAGAAAAAATAGAGACAATTGCAGAAGTAGAATTAAAAAAAGAGACTCAAGACCTAAAAACTCTTAAAATAAACGACAAAATAAAAATTACCGCTCCAAAAAATTCTTCTGAACTAGAATTCTATAACAAAATACCTGGTCTCAATCCTATTTTAGTTCAAAATATTTTGCAACAGCTAGATAAATTTGAAGAAGAACTTAGATTTACTGATAATCAAATGTCATTGAGACTTTTAAGTGAAGAATTTAACACCAATATACCTTATCTTTCTAAAATCATTAATGTGTACAAAGGAAAGAATTTTAACTATTATATTAATGATCTAAGAATCGACTATATTATCGAATTACTCAAAAATGATGCTACCTATTTAAACTATGATATCAAAAATCTAGCATCTCTAGCAGGCTTTACGAATGCGGTAAACTTCTCTGACAACTTCCAAAGAAAATTTGAGATTAAACCTTCTTTCTTCATTAAAATGATGAAGGAAAATATTAAAACACATTCTTAA
- a CDS encoding alpha-ketoacid dehydrogenase subunit alpha/beta, translating into MQTTYIETQTVSFQDFKNQILADYKLGRISREMSYMARREVLTGKAKFGIVGDGKELPQLAMAKVFRNGDFRSGYYRDQTFALAVGALSVESFFAQLYADTSVEREPASAGRQMNGHFATRSLNEDGTWKDLTQIKNISSDISPTAGQMPRLLGLAQASKVYKSVKFHGSEKFSNNGNEVAFGTIGDASSAEGHFWETLNAACALQVPMILSIWDDGYGISVPTHDQRAKEDMAEMLSGFQRKEGKTEGCEIIQVKAWDYPALLDAYARAEHFARTESIPVVIHVTEVTQPQGHSTSGSHERYKSEERLKWEADFDGLEKFKEWILNYSIEIEGKEEILATVEELENIEKEAKKIAKDGQKKAWENYRNSIEVLKNEVLPLVENLKSQNSEVEAELQKFGSLISYAKKDVFSLMRKTLLLTRTHQSTERQWLASKFEQLLAQEKDNYSSHLYSESEWKSTNVKEVKPIYSENSEMVDGRVVVRNNFDKIFEKYPETLVFGEDAGNIGDVNQGLEGLQEKYGKVRVADTGIREATILGQGIGMAMRGLRPIAEIQYLDYILYCLQGISDDLATLHYRTKGGQKAPVIIRTRGHRLEGIWHSGSPMAGIINLVKGVNVLVPRNLTKAAGFYNTMLQSDEPAIIVETLNGYRLKEKQPDNLGEFTVPVGKIEVTKEGKDVTLVTYGSTWRLVMEAAEELEKLGISAEVIDIQSLIPFDISHEIAESVKKTNRLVIIDEDVEGGTSAFILQQIVEKQKAFRYLDSAPLTIAANDHRPAYASDGDYFSKPSVDDMVEKIYAVFHEANPSQFPKI; encoded by the coding sequence ATGCAAACTACTTATATCGAAACACAAACAGTTTCTTTTCAAGATTTTAAGAATCAAATATTAGCAGACTATAAACTAGGTAGAATTTCTCGCGAAATGTCTTACATGGCAAGAAGAGAGGTTTTAACAGGTAAAGCTAAGTTCGGGATTGTAGGTGATGGTAAAGAATTACCACAATTAGCCATGGCAAAAGTTTTTAGAAATGGAGATTTTAGAAGTGGTTATTATAGAGACCAAACCTTCGCATTAGCAGTTGGGGCTTTATCGGTAGAGAGTTTCTTTGCACAATTGTATGCAGATACTTCTGTAGAAAGAGAACCTGCTTCTGCTGGTAGACAAATGAATGGTCACTTTGCAACGCGCAGTTTAAATGAAGATGGAACTTGGAAAGATTTAACTCAAATTAAAAATATATCATCAGATATTTCGCCAACTGCAGGACAAATGCCTAGACTACTAGGTTTGGCTCAAGCTTCTAAGGTTTACAAATCAGTAAAATTTCACGGTTCAGAAAAATTCAGCAATAATGGAAACGAGGTTGCTTTCGGAACCATCGGTGATGCGTCTTCTGCAGAAGGCCATTTCTGGGAAACTTTGAACGCAGCTTGTGCTTTACAAGTTCCAATGATTTTATCCATTTGGGATGATGGTTACGGAATTTCTGTTCCTACTCATGACCAAAGAGCAAAAGAAGACATGGCAGAAATGCTTTCTGGTTTTCAAAGAAAAGAAGGAAAAACAGAAGGTTGCGAAATTATTCAAGTAAAAGCTTGGGATTATCCTGCACTTCTAGACGCTTATGCTAGAGCCGAACATTTTGCAAGAACAGAATCTATTCCTGTGGTAATTCACGTGACAGAAGTAACTCAACCACAAGGTCACTCTACATCTGGTTCTCACGAAAGATATAAATCTGAAGAAAGACTAAAATGGGAAGCAGATTTCGACGGCTTAGAAAAATTTAAAGAATGGATTCTTAATTATTCTATTGAAATAGAAGGAAAAGAAGAAATTTTAGCTACAGTAGAAGAACTTGAAAATATAGAAAAAGAAGCTAAAAAAATAGCAAAAGACGGTCAGAAAAAAGCTTGGGAAAATTATAGAAATTCTATAGAAGTTCTTAAAAATGAAGTACTTCCGTTAGTAGAGAATCTAAAATCTCAGAATAGCGAAGTAGAAGCAGAACTGCAAAAATTTGGTTCTTTGATTTCTTATGCTAAAAAGGATGTATTCAGTTTGATGAGAAAAACTTTGCTTTTGACTAGAACTCATCAATCTACTGAAAGACAATGGCTTGCTTCTAAATTTGAACAACTTTTAGCGCAAGAAAAAGATAATTATTCTTCACACTTGTATTCAGAGTCTGAATGGAAATCAACCAATGTAAAAGAAGTAAAACCGATTTACTCAGAAAATTCTGAAATGGTAGATGGAAGAGTAGTGGTAAGAAATAATTTTGATAAAATCTTTGAAAAATATCCTGAAACTTTGGTTTTCGGTGAAGATGCAGGGAATATTGGTGATGTAAACCAAGGTTTAGAGGGACTTCAGGAGAAATACGGAAAAGTAAGAGTAGCTGATACTGGTATTAGAGAAGCTACTATTCTTGGTCAAGGAATTGGTATGGCGATGCGTGGACTTCGTCCGATTGCAGAAATTCAGTATTTAGACTATATTTTGTATTGTTTACAAGGAATTAGTGATGATTTGGCCACACTTCATTACAGAACAAAAGGTGGGCAAAAAGCTCCAGTTATCATCAGAACTCGTGGTCATAGATTAGAAGGAATTTGGCATTCTGGTTCACCAATGGCTGGAATTATTAACCTAGTAAAAGGGGTGAATGTTTTGGTTCCTAGGAATTTAACTAAAGCAGCAGGTTTTTATAACACGATGCTTCAGAGTGATGAACCAGCAATTATTGTAGAAACGCTCAATGGTTATAGATTAAAAGAAAAACAACCAGATAATTTAGGTGAGTTCACTGTTCCAGTTGGTAAAATAGAAGTAACTAAAGAAGGAAAAGATGTTACTCTAGTAACGTATGGTTCTACTTGGAGATTGGTAATGGAAGCTGCCGAAGAATTAGAAAAATTAGGAATTTCTGCGGAAGTAATTGATATTCAGTCTCTAATTCCATTTGATATTTCACATGAAATTGCTGAAAGCGTGAAGAAAACCAATCGTTTAGTAATTATAGACGAAGACGTAGAAGGCGGAACTTCTGCATTTATTCTTCAGCAAATTGTAGAAAAACAAAAAGCATTCAGATATTTGGATTCAGCTCCGTTAACGATTGCAGCAAATGATCACAGACCAGCTTATGCAAGTGATGGAGATTATTTCTCAAAACCATCTGTAGATGATATGGTTGAGAAAATATATGCAGTTTTTCATGAAGCGAACCCTTCTCAATTTCCAAAAATTTAA
- the lpdA gene encoding dihydrolipoyl dehydrogenase: MNYDIIVIGSGPGGYVTAIRASQLGFKTAIIEKENLGGICLNWGCIPTKALLKSAQVFNYIKHAEDYGLNKVEGSFDFPNVIARSRGVATKMSGGISFLMKKNKIDVIMGTAKVQKGKKVSVTDKEGKVSEYSANHIIIATGARSRELPNLPQDGVKVIGYRQALSMPTQPKSMIVVGSGAIGVEFADFYNTMGTKVTIVEFMPNIVPVEDEEISKHLEKSLKKSGIDIMTNASVESVDTSGNGVKANVKTKDGNITLEADILLSAVGIAANIENIGLEEVGIATDKGRVLVNEWYQTSVPGYYAIGDIIPTQALAHVASAEGITCVEKIKGMHVETIDYGNIPGCTYCHPEIASVGLTEKQAKEKGYEIKVGKFPLSASGKATANGNTDGFIKVIFDAKYGEWLGCHMIGDGVTDMVAEAVVARKLETTGHEIIKSIHPHPTVSEAIMEAVAAAYGEVIHI; the protein is encoded by the coding sequence ATGAATTACGATATTATTGTTATAGGTTCTGGACCTGGTGGTTACGTAACCGCAATTAGAGCATCACAATTAGGCTTTAAAACGGCTATCATAGAAAAAGAAAATCTAGGTGGTATTTGTTTAAACTGGGGGTGTATTCCTACCAAAGCATTACTGAAGTCTGCTCAAGTTTTTAACTATATAAAACACGCCGAAGATTACGGTCTTAATAAAGTAGAGGGAAGTTTTGATTTTCCTAATGTAATTGCTAGAAGTAGAGGAGTTGCTACTAAAATGAGTGGTGGAATTTCTTTCTTGATGAAGAAAAATAAAATTGACGTTATCATGGGAACTGCCAAAGTTCAAAAAGGCAAAAAAGTTTCGGTAACAGATAAAGAAGGAAAAGTTTCTGAATATTCAGCAAATCATATTATCATTGCAACTGGAGCTCGTTCTAGAGAATTACCAAATCTTCCACAAGATGGAGTAAAAGTAATTGGTTACAGACAAGCTTTGTCAATGCCTACTCAACCGAAATCTATGATTGTAGTAGGTTCTGGAGCAATCGGAGTAGAGTTTGCAGATTTTTATAATACAATGGGAACTAAAGTGACGATTGTAGAATTCATGCCAAATATCGTTCCTGTAGAAGACGAAGAAATTTCTAAACACTTAGAAAAATCTCTTAAAAAATCTGGAATTGATATCATGACCAATGCATCTGTAGAATCTGTAGATACTTCTGGAAATGGTGTTAAAGCTAATGTAAAAACCAAAGATGGAAACATCACATTAGAAGCAGATATTCTACTTTCGGCAGTGGGTATTGCTGCAAATATTGAAAACATTGGACTTGAAGAAGTAGGAATTGCTACAGACAAAGGTAGAGTTTTGGTAAATGAATGGTACCAAACTTCTGTTCCTGGTTATTATGCAATTGGTGATATAATTCCTACCCAAGCTTTGGCTCACGTAGCTTCAGCAGAAGGAATTACTTGTGTAGAGAAAATCAAAGGAATGCACGTAGAAACAATTGACTACGGAAATATTCCTGGTTGTACTTACTGTCATCCAGAAATTGCATCTGTTGGTTTAACTGAAAAGCAAGCTAAAGAAAAAGGATACGAAATTAAAGTTGGTAAATTCCCACTTTCAGCATCTGGTAAAGCTACCGCAAATGGTAATACAGATGGTTTCATCAAAGTAATTTTTGATGCAAAATACGGAGAGTGGTTAGGTTGCCACATGATTGGAGATGGTGTTACAGATATGGTTGCAGAAGCGGTGGTTGCTAGAAAATTAGAAACTACTGGTCACGAAATCATCAAATCTATTCACCCGCATCCAACTGTTTCTGAAGCAATTATGGAAGCTGTAGCGGCTGCTTACGGAGAAGTGATTCACATTTAA
- a CDS encoding patatin-like phospholipase family protein codes for MKKEIGLVLSGGGTKGIAEAGALKFLEEKNIFPEVIAGTSAGAIVGGLYSFGKSPDEILDFFKSVYFFNWKHFTLTKPGFINSEVFRLYLKPIIGEIKIKDLKLELLITATDLVQGVTHVFDGDTYLLDAIIASCSVPGLTSPFQKDGMLLSDGGILNNFPSNLIREKCEKLIGVNVSPLQDIEGKQLNSIKAVSTRAYELLSHSVENYKFKDCDWFISPKELSNYGMFESNKARMNEIFKLGCDEAVKTFPENF; via the coding sequence ATGAAGAAAGAAATTGGTTTGGTACTTTCTGGTGGTGGAACTAAGGGAATTGCAGAAGCTGGTGCACTGAAATTTTTAGAAGAAAAAAATATTTTTCCAGAAGTCATTGCAGGAACGAGTGCTGGTGCAATTGTTGGCGGATTGTATTCTTTTGGAAAGTCTCCAGATGAGATTTTAGATTTTTTTAAATCGGTTTATTTTTTCAATTGGAAACATTTTACCTTGACTAAACCGGGATTTATCAATTCTGAAGTTTTTAGATTATACTTGAAACCAATTATTGGAGAAATTAAAATTAAAGATTTAAAATTAGAATTGCTGATTACAGCGACTGATTTGGTTCAAGGCGTTACGCACGTTTTTGATGGAGACACTTATTTGTTAGATGCTATTATAGCTTCGTGTTCGGTTCCTGGTTTGACAAGCCCTTTCCAAAAAGATGGAATGTTATTAAGCGATGGCGGAATTTTGAATAATTTTCCTTCAAATCTCATCAGAGAGAAATGTGAAAAACTAATTGGAGTAAATGTTTCGCCATTGCAAGATATTGAAGGCAAACAGCTCAATAGTATCAAAGCAGTTTCTACCAGAGCTTATGAATTGCTGAGCCACAGTGTAGAAAACTATAAATTCAAAGATTGTGATTGGTTTATCTCTCCCAAAGAATTATCTAATTATGGAATGTTCGAGAGCAATAAAGCCAGAATGAACGAAATCTTTAAATTGGGTTGCGACGAAGCCGTAAAAACTTTCCCCGAAAATTTTTAA
- a CDS encoding diacylglycerol kinase family protein, producing the protein MKRPPFHKSVYYAFKGLFWMLKTERNFQLEVLALVINLFLIVYFELNSTDAVLIFIVCFLVLIAEIINTAIEKICDFIEPNFNKKIGLIKDLAAASVVTATLLSLITGVLVYSKYVF; encoded by the coding sequence ATGAAAAGACCTCCATTTCACAAAAGTGTTTATTATGCTTTCAAAGGACTTTTTTGGATGCTAAAAACCGAAAGAAACTTTCAGTTAGAAGTATTAGCTCTTGTTATTAATTTATTTTTAATAGTTTATTTCGAATTAAATTCTACAGACGCTGTTTTAATTTTTATCGTTTGTTTTTTGGTTCTCATTGCAGAAATCATCAATACAGCCATTGAAAAAATTTGTGATTTCATAGAACCAAATTTCAATAAAAAAATAGGCTTAATCAAAGATTTAGCAGCAGCAAGTGTAGTAACAGCTACTCTACTTTCCTTAATTACAGGAGTTTTAGTCTATTCAAAATATGTTTTTTAG